A genomic segment from Saprospiraceae bacterium encodes:
- a CDS encoding efflux RND transporter permease subunit produces MKKLIQFAVDFPVTILMMVLAICILGYISYSRLGVDLFPDLNSPRLFVEIQAGEKSPEEIEKQYIEQIEALSMRQGGVTLVSSVTRIGSAQLTVEYSWEKDMDEAFLDLQKALNDFNQGGELDRIIVTQYDPNSAPIMLIGVAHKTIEDLNELRKVCDNYVSKELVRLEGVAQVTLSGQQEQEVLIKTVPYKLESFQLSLDDIAQKIQGFNQNVAGGTVQELGLQYTVKGVGMLETEADFDDLIIGYKEGQALPTATQATTESEANTQTNRAPIYLKDVAETTFVNKPPQNIVRINGRRCIGLSIYKENKFNTVKAVEEITEALVVIQQALPGYQFEIISNQGIFIKNAVDEVKETALIGILLAVGILFLFLRRFGTTLIISIAIPISIVATFTLMYFNGLTINIMTLGGLALGAGMLVDNAIVVLENIFRNHEAGADATTAAIEGTAEVGGAITASTLTTIIVFLPVIYLQDAAGELFKDQAWTVAFSLLSSLFVAIFLIPMLYDRLYRHRQVRKASTSVQLGMYGRFLRGVLKWRWVVILLAISLVAGAVYVYPSIGTEFMPGASTKKFRIDLQMPEGTVLERTSATVSNVEGIIEEVLNKDLKFIYSHIGPKTELEDRQSTVFQGEHTAVVEVAMVDSTKLGTQKVMAALDEVTKGISGVKFSFSPEVSSLNSILRTEEAPLVVEIKGEDLETIERLTEDVRDKIADIPELLNLQTSIEQGAPEVEVLFDRFKLGLYNLDMNSVITQIQDQLKGKTAGSLERSGEMIDIILQMPEQGLNDFENLTIKGGEKVYRLNEIATLKSSTAPREIHHRNQSRIGKVYAQTDEAIPLEFIANKIREQVKGIDLPINYSITVAGDEARRQQSLQSLSFSLILSVILVYMVMASQFESLLHPFTILLTIPLAVVGTIATFYWLQMPFGIMAIIGVIMLTGIAVNDAIILVDRINQLKRSGLDKNDAIAQAGQQRIRPILMTSLTTILALLPLTFGFGESASLRAPMAWAVIGGLVTSTLLTLVVIPCVYAVIDFGRGRRGEGKIGNEGVGE; encoded by the coding sequence ATGAAAAAACTGATTCAATTTGCCGTCGATTTCCCAGTCACTATTCTCATGATGGTGCTGGCTATTTGCATCTTAGGCTACATTTCTTACAGCCGGCTAGGGGTTGATCTGTTTCCCGACCTAAACTCACCCCGGCTTTTTGTCGAAATACAAGCCGGCGAAAAATCGCCCGAGGAAATCGAGAAACAATATATAGAACAGATTGAGGCCCTCAGCATGAGGCAAGGGGGTGTCACCCTGGTATCTAGTGTTACCCGCATTGGCTCTGCCCAATTGACCGTGGAATACAGCTGGGAAAAAGACATGGATGAAGCTTTCCTTGATCTGCAAAAAGCACTCAACGATTTTAACCAAGGTGGCGAGCTGGACCGCATCATCGTCACCCAATATGATCCGAATAGTGCACCGATTATGCTCATTGGCGTTGCGCATAAGACCATAGAAGACCTAAATGAACTCAGAAAAGTCTGCGATAATTATGTCAGCAAGGAATTGGTGCGTCTGGAAGGTGTGGCGCAAGTTACCCTTTCAGGTCAGCAGGAACAAGAAGTTCTGATAAAAACGGTGCCGTACAAACTGGAATCCTTTCAACTGAGTCTTGACGATATTGCACAAAAAATACAGGGTTTCAACCAGAATGTTGCCGGAGGGACTGTACAGGAATTGGGATTACAATACACGGTTAAAGGGGTCGGCATGTTGGAAACCGAAGCTGACTTTGACGATCTGATCATCGGATATAAAGAAGGGCAAGCCCTTCCAACGGCTACCCAGGCAACGACGGAAAGCGAGGCGAATACCCAGACCAACCGGGCGCCCATTTACCTCAAAGACGTGGCAGAAACGACCTTTGTCAACAAACCTCCACAAAACATTGTGCGTATCAATGGCCGCCGCTGCATTGGTTTGTCGATTTACAAGGAAAACAAGTTCAATACGGTCAAAGCCGTGGAAGAAATCACTGAGGCCTTGGTCGTGATTCAACAAGCCTTGCCTGGCTACCAATTTGAAATCATTTCCAATCAAGGCATCTTTATTAAAAATGCAGTGGATGAGGTTAAGGAAACGGCGCTGATCGGCATTTTACTAGCAGTTGGCATTTTATTTCTTTTCTTGCGCCGCTTTGGCACCACTTTGATCATAAGCATTGCTATTCCCATCTCGATCGTTGCCACTTTCACTTTGATGTATTTCAATGGGCTGACCATCAATATTATGACTTTGGGAGGTTTGGCACTCGGAGCGGGCATGCTGGTCGATAATGCCATCGTTGTTTTAGAGAATATTTTTCGGAACCACGAAGCTGGCGCTGATGCGACCACGGCCGCCATCGAAGGAACCGCCGAAGTTGGCGGCGCTATCACCGCCTCTACCCTGACCACCATTATCGTCTTTCTGCCGGTCATTTATTTACAGGATGCCGCAGGAGAATTGTTCAAAGACCAGGCCTGGACGGTGGCTTTTTCGCTGTTGTCTTCGCTCTTTGTTGCGATTTTCCTCATTCCTATGTTATACGATCGGCTTTATCGCCACCGCCAGGTACGGAAAGCATCAACATCGGTACAATTGGGGATGTATGGCCGTTTTCTAAGGGGCGTCCTGAAATGGAGGTGGGTCGTTATCCTCTTGGCCATCTCACTCGTCGCCGGAGCCGTATATGTCTATCCTTCCATTGGCACCGAATTCATGCCTGGCGCCTCCACCAAGAAGTTCCGCATTGATCTTCAAATGCCAGAAGGAACGGTACTAGAGCGGACATCGGCCACGGTTAGCAATGTAGAAGGTATTATTGAGGAGGTTTTAAACAAAGACTTGAAATTCATCTATAGCCATATTGGCCCTAAGACCGAATTGGAAGACAGGCAGTCCACTGTTTTCCAGGGCGAACATACAGCCGTCGTGGAAGTCGCCATGGTTGACAGCACCAAGCTAGGAACACAAAAAGTGATGGCTGCTTTGGATGAAGTAACCAAGGGCATTTCTGGTGTCAAGTTCTCTTTTTCGCCCGAGGTTTCGTCCTTAAATAGTATCCTAAGAACAGAAGAGGCTCCGCTGGTAGTGGAAATAAAAGGAGAGGACCTCGAAACGATCGAAAGGCTCACCGAGGACGTAAGGGATAAAATTGCAGACATACCCGAATTGCTCAACCTGCAAACCTCCATCGAACAAGGCGCCCCGGAGGTGGAAGTCTTGTTCGATCGCTTCAAATTGGGCTTGTATAACCTGGATATGAACAGCGTCATCACCCAAATCCAGGATCAGCTGAAGGGCAAAACCGCTGGCAGCCTGGAACGCTCCGGCGAAATGATCGATATTATCCTTCAGATGCCAGAACAAGGCTTAAATGATTTTGAAAACCTGACCATTAAGGGTGGTGAAAAAGTATATCGCCTCAACGAAATAGCCACCTTGAAATCCTCAACGGCGCCTCGCGAAATTCACCATCGCAACCAAAGTCGCATCGGCAAGGTTTATGCGCAAACCGATGAGGCCATTCCCTTGGAATTTATCGCTAACAAAATCCGCGAGCAGGTCAAAGGCATTGATTTACCAATAAACTATAGCATCACAGTAGCAGGAGACGAAGCACGCCGCCAACAATCACTCCAAAGTCTAAGTTTTTCTTTGATCTTGTCTGTCATCCTGGTCTACATGGTGATGGCTTCTCAGTTTGAATCGCTACTTCACCCTTTTACTATTTTATTGACGATTCCTTTGGCCGTGGTGGGGACCATTGCCACCTTTTACTGGCTACAGATGCCTTTCGGGATCATGGCCATCATCGGGGTCATCATGCTGACAGGTATAGCCGTCAACGATGCCATCATCCTGGTCGATCGAATCAACCAACTCAAACGTTCGGGGCTAGACAAGAACGATGCGATCGCTCAGGCGGGGCAACAGCGAATTCGCCCCATCTTGATGACGAGCCTTACGACTATCCTGGCATTGTTACCGCTAACTTTTGGGTTTGGGGAAAGTGCTTCTTTGCGTGCACCTATGGCCTGGGCGGTGATTGGGGGATTGGTTACGTCGACTTTATTGACTTTGGTGGTGATTCCTTGTGTGTATGCGGTGATTGATTTTGGTAGGGGACGTAGGGGTGAGGGAAAGATTGGGAATGAGGGAGTTGGGGAGTGA
- a CDS encoding efflux RND transporter periplasmic adaptor subunit has protein sequence MKKQIHILLFALMTLWACNQQEEESPTVDLAAPVSVMEIKTASLSRHTIATGNAIAEKMMDLNASIGGKYIMKNHPTFNRPFQLGDRVKVGQAFIEIEDKEYVNSIGLESVKMNLDLAKQEYEKQKSVYDKGGVTLRELRNAELQLTQAQNDLESAEIRLEKMKVDFPITGVIVELPHYTQNSQIQQGAALAKIMDYSTMYVDVSLPENTMAEIKTGQKVQITNYSLPNDTLIGTVTEMSPAIDVNTRTYLGKVRFNNPKLLIRPGMFVKTLIKVNQKNDIIVIPKEVIISDQRGKRVFVVNENTAFERIIETGLENEEMIEVVSGLEENERLVIKGFETLRDKSKVKVLK, from the coding sequence GTGAAAAAACAAATTCATATCCTCCTCTTTGCTTTAATGACCTTATGGGCCTGTAACCAACAAGAGGAAGAAAGCCCAACGGTTGACTTAGCTGCGCCCGTATCTGTAATGGAGATCAAAACGGCTTCGCTGTCGCGACACACCATTGCTACCGGCAATGCCATAGCCGAAAAAATGATGGACCTGAACGCCAGCATTGGTGGTAAATACATCATGAAAAACCACCCTACCTTCAATCGCCCCTTTCAGCTAGGCGACCGGGTGAAAGTCGGACAAGCCTTTATCGAAATTGAAGACAAGGAATATGTCAACAGCATTGGTTTGGAGTCCGTCAAAATGAATCTCGACCTGGCAAAGCAAGAATATGAGAAACAAAAATCTGTTTATGATAAGGGCGGGGTTACATTGCGCGAGTTGCGCAATGCTGAGTTGCAACTTACCCAAGCCCAAAACGATCTTGAAAGCGCCGAAATCAGGTTGGAAAAAATGAAAGTCGACTTCCCCATTACGGGTGTCATTGTAGAGCTTCCCCACTACACCCAAAATAGCCAGATTCAACAAGGAGCCGCCTTGGCCAAGATCATGGACTACTCGACTATGTATGTAGATGTCAGCCTACCGGAAAACACCATGGCCGAAATAAAAACGGGTCAAAAGGTACAAATCACCAATTACAGCCTACCCAATGACACCTTGATCGGCACCGTCACGGAAATGTCGCCAGCCATCGACGTCAATACGCGTACCTACCTGGGGAAAGTCCGCTTCAACAACCCCAAATTGCTCATTCGCCCCGGTATGTTCGTCAAAACATTGATCAAAGTCAATCAAAAGAATGACATCATTGTGATTCCAAAGGAAGTAATTATATCCGATCAACGGGGCAAGCGGGTTTTTGTAGTCAATGAAAATACAGCCTTCGAACGAATCATCGAAACCGGCTTGGAAAATGAAGAAATGATTGAGGTCGTCAGTGGCCTGGAAGAAAACGAGCGCCTGGTGATCAAAGGGTTCGAAACATTGCGTGATAAGTCCAAAGTGAAAGTATTGAAATGA
- a CDS encoding TolC family protein: protein MSNNNKLILPFLFLAWLSVYAPALAQTPITLESAMAIAEKGSPSIQRSLMNIEQYQYNLQAERASLKSRFSLTADPFSFSNNRRFDNQFSQWFTNIEMFSSGTFRVDQPILKTDGTIALINAFSWRSNETEIAGLGKNSNKAFYNNLYLAINQPIFTFNRRKMQLNELELNYENASLEYAIQRLTLERTITSQFFDVYLAQLNLEIAKEELANTTNNFEIVKNKVEAGLLAQEEFYQADLNFANAQLAVQDNELALANAEEAFKREIGMDLDEDIQLITALDAKPVVVDLEKAIDFALKSRMELRQRRINIEKSFFDLERTKSLNEFRADLQLTLGIFGDNEVFNKVYDRPTRNPSVSLQVNIPIFDWGERKARIHSQEVSMQAQRLDLQEDQKQIRMDIRRAFRSIQTQMPRIEIAKKSVDNAQLTYEINLERYINGDLSGIELNQFQNQLSNNKISYAQALINYKTQLLDLKILTLFDWEKQEPVSVALPSN from the coding sequence ATGAGCAATAACAACAAACTCATCCTTCCGTTTCTGTTCCTGGCATGGCTGTCTGTGTATGCGCCTGCCCTGGCCCAAACCCCCATCACCCTGGAATCGGCTATGGCCATTGCGGAAAAAGGCAGTCCCTCTATCCAGCGATCATTAATGAACATCGAGCAATATCAATATAATTTGCAAGCCGAAAGGGCTTCCCTGAAGTCGCGGTTTTCACTAACCGCCGATCCCTTTAGTTTTAGCAACAACCGGCGCTTCGACAACCAGTTTTCGCAGTGGTTCACGAATATTGAGATGTTTTCTTCCGGGACTTTCCGGGTAGATCAGCCCATCTTGAAAACGGATGGCACTATTGCCTTAATCAACGCTTTCAGTTGGCGGAGTAATGAAACAGAAATTGCCGGACTTGGCAAGAACTCCAACAAGGCTTTTTATAACAACTTATACTTAGCCATCAATCAACCGATTTTCACCTTCAATCGCCGGAAAATGCAGTTGAATGAATTGGAATTGAATTATGAAAATGCAAGCCTGGAATACGCCATCCAACGGCTCACCCTCGAAAGAACCATTACGAGCCAATTCTTCGATGTCTACCTGGCCCAACTGAATCTGGAGATTGCCAAGGAAGAATTGGCTAATACCACCAACAATTTCGAGATTGTCAAAAATAAGGTAGAAGCCGGCCTGTTGGCCCAGGAAGAGTTTTACCAGGCCGATTTGAACTTCGCCAATGCCCAGTTGGCGGTGCAGGACAATGAACTTGCCCTGGCCAATGCAGAGGAAGCATTCAAAAGGGAAATCGGAATGGACCTCGATGAAGATATTCAATTAATAACTGCCTTGGATGCCAAGCCAGTCGTCGTCGATTTGGAAAAGGCCATTGATTTTGCCTTAAAATCACGCATGGAACTCCGACAACGCCGAATCAATATCGAAAAATCATTCTTTGACCTGGAAAGAACCAAATCGCTGAACGAATTTCGAGCTGATCTCCAATTGACGCTGGGTATTTTTGGTGACAACGAAGTGTTTAACAAAGTGTACGATCGCCCCACCCGCAACCCCAGCGTTAGCCTGCAAGTGAACATTCCGATCTTTGATTGGGGCGAACGCAAGGCCCGGATACATTCCCAGGAAGTGTCGATGCAAGCCCAGCGGCTGGACCTTCAAGAGGATCAAAAGCAAATCAGAATGGATATCCGCCGCGCCTTTCGCAGTATCCAAACCCAAATGCCACGAATCGAAATTGCTAAAAAAAGTGTGGACAATGCTCAATTAACGTACGAAATAAACCTCGAAAGATATATCAATGGCGACCTGAGTGGGATTGAGCTAAACCAGTTTCAGAACCAATTATCCAACAATAAAATTTCCTACGCTCAGGCCTTGATCAATTACAAGACGCAATTATTGGACCTAAAAATTCTTACGCTTTTTGATTGGGAAAAACAGGAACCGGTTTCCGTAGCATTGCCAAGTAATTAG
- a CDS encoding ABC transporter ATP-binding protein gives MNISIQGLNKVYPNGNHALKDVNLDINEGMFGLLGPNGAGKSSLMRILVTLMKPSSGQVLVNGKNAADHRDYVRSMLGYLPQDFSFFSNLKTYEFLDYAARLAGMNNGKKRRQAVDQMLEEVALFDVRNRKAGKLSGGMKRRLGIAQALINDPKIVIVDEPTTGLDPEERIRFRNLLARLSSQDVIIILSTHIVADISSTCEHMALLNRGELAFTGSPEELIQQAQGHVWSIYTTEKEYVEVNQKYQVVATVMQQEGWKVTVVADDVQGYDAEVVTPNLEHAYVYFVEHTLKHQALSLS, from the coding sequence ATGAATATCTCCATCCAGGGTCTCAATAAGGTTTATCCCAACGGCAATCACGCCTTGAAAGATGTCAATCTCGACATCAACGAAGGCATGTTTGGGCTTTTGGGGCCAAATGGAGCGGGCAAGTCCAGCCTAATGCGCATTCTGGTGACTTTGATGAAACCCAGTAGCGGCCAGGTGTTGGTCAATGGCAAAAATGCAGCCGACCATCGCGACTATGTGCGGAGCATGCTAGGCTATTTGCCCCAAGATTTCAGTTTTTTCTCCAATCTCAAAACCTATGAATTCCTTGACTATGCCGCTCGGCTAGCAGGGATGAACAATGGCAAAAAACGAAGGCAAGCAGTGGATCAAATGTTGGAAGAAGTGGCCCTCTTTGATGTACGCAATCGCAAAGCGGGTAAACTATCGGGTGGTATGAAACGGCGCTTGGGCATCGCCCAGGCCCTGATCAATGACCCGAAAATCGTCATCGTCGACGAACCGACTACAGGCCTTGATCCCGAAGAACGCATTCGTTTTCGAAACTTGTTAGCACGTTTGAGTTCGCAGGATGTTATCATCATCCTCTCAACGCATATCGTAGCTGATATTTCCAGCACCTGCGAACACATGGCTTTACTCAATCGAGGAGAGTTAGCCTTTACCGGCTCTCCTGAAGAACTCATCCAACAGGCTCAAGGCCATGTTTGGTCGATTTATACAACGGAAAAGGAATATGTGGAAGTGAATCAAAAATACCAGGTTGTGGCTACCGTGATGCAGCAAGAAGGGTGGAAAGTCACAGTCGTCGCAGATGACGTACAAGGTTATGATGCTGAGGTGGTTACGCCAAATTTAGAGCATGCCTATGTCTACTTTGTAGAGCATACGCTAAAGCATCAGGCGTTAAGCTTGTCATAA
- a CDS encoding DUF5916 domain-containing protein, with protein MSRKILTGIVCCILLMNVSIVAQDLIIKKTNDPIKIDGMMNEAAWQDAQVADQFHQYFPTDSVPAVMETEVRVLYDEQNIYVFAILRSPYPRDHYVTPSFRRDYVGRAFDGFTVVLDTYQDKTNAFNFGLNPFGVQREGLVSNGGSTSGSGGGGSSNSSFSTTWDNKWFSASIINEDHWVAEMAIPFKTIRFKENIDTWFVNFYRIDSENGEVSSWAPIPQNLSIIDLGFNRPIQFEEPLQSPGKNISIIPFTAFSTSTNFEEKTPTENQFSLGGDAKIALSSAMNLDLTVNPDFSQVEVDQQVTNLDRFEIFFPERRQFFLENADLFASFGSSRARPFFSRRIGIAQDTATGTNLQNPLYFGARASGKINNDWRIGAMTVQTAEEKAISLSSINYSVASIQRKIWNRSNIAAIFVNKQAFQDSLDAPFTLQPNQWNRTFGLDFNYAASDSKWSGKAYYHRTWNQERLDSTYSAGLEAESNTYRWDFRGGLRTVGANFNPEVGFVSRTDYTQNLATLSYKFYPRGGAIQTHGPGLDYDILGNQQYGTTDWDANILYNIAFRNTARFNLRLRRQFTYLFDPFDPSGTEGPELAANTKYWYNFVIASYSSDQRKSFFYDLSTSSGQYYNGSRINLEGSMTYRFQPYGFVSLNFEYNRIKLPEPYHDANLYLIGPKIDITFSKNIFWTTFIQYNSQINNMNINTRFQWRYAPVSDLFIVYTDNYYTDITDSFIDFNSPKTRALVMKLTYWLNL; from the coding sequence ATGAGCCGAAAAATACTAACCGGTATCGTCTGTTGTATCCTATTGATGAATGTTTCGATAGTTGCACAAGACCTGATTATCAAGAAAACCAACGACCCTATCAAGATTGACGGGATGATGAACGAAGCTGCCTGGCAAGATGCACAGGTCGCCGACCAATTTCATCAATACTTCCCCACTGATAGTGTGCCAGCCGTGATGGAAACGGAAGTTAGAGTGCTTTACGACGAGCAAAACATCTACGTCTTCGCCATTTTGCGTAGTCCATATCCCCGGGATCACTATGTAACGCCATCCTTTAGACGAGATTATGTCGGTCGGGCCTTTGATGGATTTACGGTGGTATTGGACACCTATCAGGACAAGACCAATGCCTTTAATTTTGGGTTGAACCCCTTTGGGGTACAGCGAGAAGGGTTGGTGTCCAATGGAGGCAGCACCTCTGGTAGCGGAGGCGGCGGAAGTTCAAACAGTAGCTTTTCTACGACCTGGGACAACAAGTGGTTCAGCGCCTCTATCATCAATGAAGATCATTGGGTAGCGGAAATGGCCATCCCATTCAAAACGATTCGCTTTAAAGAAAACATTGATACTTGGTTTGTGAATTTTTATCGAATTGACAGTGAAAATGGAGAGGTTTCCAGTTGGGCGCCCATCCCTCAGAACCTAAGTATCATCGATCTCGGGTTTAACCGACCCATCCAATTTGAAGAGCCCTTGCAAAGCCCTGGTAAAAACATCTCTATTATCCCTTTCACTGCTTTCTCAACATCCACCAATTTTGAAGAAAAAACGCCAACGGAAAACCAATTCAGCCTGGGAGGAGATGCCAAGATCGCCCTATCTTCGGCCATGAACCTGGACCTCACCGTCAATCCTGATTTTTCTCAGGTAGAGGTGGACCAGCAAGTCACGAACCTGGACCGCTTTGAAATTTTTTTTCCGGAACGTCGGCAATTTTTTCTGGAAAATGCCGACCTTTTTGCTTCCTTCGGTTCCAGCCGGGCGCGACCATTTTTCTCCAGACGCATTGGTATTGCGCAAGACACTGCCACTGGCACTAATCTTCAGAACCCGCTGTACTTTGGCGCAAGGGCCAGCGGTAAAATCAATAATGACTGGCGGATAGGTGCCATGACCGTTCAAACTGCTGAGGAAAAAGCCATTTCACTTTCTTCCATTAATTATTCGGTCGCCTCCATCCAAAGAAAGATTTGGAATCGATCCAATATTGCAGCCATTTTTGTCAACAAACAAGCTTTTCAGGATTCGCTGGACGCGCCTTTTACCTTGCAGCCAAACCAATGGAATCGCACCTTTGGCCTGGATTTCAATTACGCAGCTTCAGACAGCAAGTGGAGTGGAAAAGCTTACTACCACCGAACCTGGAACCAGGAGCGGCTCGACTCAACCTACTCCGCCGGATTAGAAGCGGAGTCGAATACCTATCGCTGGGATTTTCGGGGTGGATTGCGGACTGTAGGCGCAAATTTTAATCCGGAGGTAGGCTTTGTCAGCAGAACAGATTATACCCAAAACCTCGCTACCCTCAGTTATAAATTTTACCCCAGAGGGGGGGCAATTCAGACCCACGGCCCCGGTTTGGATTATGACATCCTCGGCAACCAGCAGTATGGCACCACCGACTGGGATGCCAATATACTTTACAACATCGCTTTTCGGAATACGGCTCGTTTTAACCTGCGCCTTCGGCGGCAATTTACTTACCTCTTTGATCCGTTTGACCCTAGTGGCACCGAGGGACCAGAACTGGCCGCCAACACCAAATATTGGTATAATTTCGTCATTGCCAGTTATAGCTCCGACCAGCGAAAATCGTTCTTTTATGATCTTTCCACCAGTTCAGGCCAATACTATAACGGCTCCCGAATTAATCTGGAAGGATCGATGACCTATCGGTTTCAACCCTATGGTTTTGTGTCACTCAATTTTGAATACAACCGCATCAAACTTCCCGAGCCTTACCACGACGCCAACCTCTACCTGATCGGACCGAAAATAGACATCACCTTTTCTAAAAACATCTTCTGGACGACCTTCATCCAATACAATAGTCAGATCAATAACATGAACATCAACACCCGCTTTCAGTGGCGCTATGCCCCCGTTTCGGATTTGTTCATCGTATACACCGACAATTATTATACCGATATCACCGACAGCTTTATCGACTTTAATTCCCCTAAAACAAGGGCACTGGTGATGAAATTGACCTATTGGTTGAATTTGTAA
- a CDS encoding ATP-binding protein: MIARTQAKNIGAWLGKGKAIIIIGPRQVGKTTLVRQITKSIDRKTFWLTGDDPEARSLLDNISLARLQNVIGQHEVVVVDEAQRFTNAGLMLKLITDHLPQVQLFVTGSSSLDLASQTKESLTGRKFEYPLYPLSFVEMCTHHGYLTERSLLQHRMLYGYYPEVVQNEPPLAQKILNDLTDGLMYKDLLTLDQIKKPSLLVKLLQALALQLGSEVSYREVGQLIGADPLTVEKYTDLLEQSFVLFRLPSLSRNARNEIKKGRKIYFYDNGIRNAILKNFSPLDLRTDTGALWENFLLAERMKRNTYTDYFCNAYFWRTTTQQEIDYVEDAGGQLHAFEFKWKTPKTVRFPKSFLEAYPGSETQLIDQENFDGFVGLNQG; the protein is encoded by the coding sequence ATGATAGCACGGACACAAGCAAAGAATATCGGGGCATGGCTTGGCAAGGGGAAAGCCATTATTATTATTGGGCCCCGGCAAGTGGGCAAGACTACCCTCGTTCGCCAAATCACCAAAAGTATTGACCGAAAAACCTTCTGGTTAACGGGCGATGACCCGGAAGCCCGTTCCTTGCTTGACAATATATCGCTTGCCCGTCTCCAAAATGTCATAGGTCAGCATGAAGTGGTAGTAGTAGACGAAGCTCAACGTTTCACCAATGCCGGACTAATGCTCAAACTCATCACTGACCACCTGCCGCAGGTACAGCTCTTCGTCACGGGCTCCTCCTCCCTCGATCTCGCTTCACAAACCAAAGAAAGCCTTACAGGTCGGAAATTCGAGTATCCCTTATATCCGCTCTCTTTTGTGGAAATGTGCACCCATCACGGCTACCTGACCGAACGATCGCTACTCCAGCACCGCATGCTTTATGGGTACTATCCAGAAGTAGTACAAAATGAGCCCCCATTGGCACAAAAAATACTCAACGACCTGACTGATGGTTTGATGTACAAGGACCTCCTTACCTTAGATCAAATCAAAAAGCCGTCGCTGCTCGTCAAACTGCTACAAGCCCTGGCGCTTCAGCTAGGCAGCGAAGTCAGTTACCGGGAAGTCGGCCAACTCATCGGTGCCGATCCACTTACAGTGGAAAAATATACTGACCTCCTGGAGCAGTCCTTCGTGCTGTTTCGGTTACCCTCACTCAGTCGGAACGCCCGCAACGAAATCAAAAAAGGACGGAAAATCTATTTTTACGACAATGGCATTCGCAATGCTATCCTTAAAAACTTCTCCCCTCTTGATCTCCGCACCGACACCGGGGCCTTGTGGGAGAACTTCCTGCTAGCCGAACGCATGAAACGCAACACCTACACCGACTACTTCTGCAACGCTTACTTCTGGCGCACTACCACCCAGCAGGAAATTGATTATGTGGAGGATGCAGGCGGCCAACTACACGCTTTCGAGTTTAAATGGAAGACCCCAAAAACCGTCCGTTTCCCTAAGTCTTTTCTGGAGGCATACCCTGGCAGCGAAACGCAACTCATTGACCAAGAAAATTTTGATGGCTTTGTGGGTTTAAACCAAGGGTGA